The following are encoded together in the Candidatus Schekmanbacteria bacterium genome:
- a CDS encoding hydrogenase iron-sulfur subunit, with protein sequence MTSGDYEPEVIAFCCYYCAFAAADMAGSLRLQYPANVKIIRIPCTGKLDIVYILSAFENGADAVFVAGCLEGNCHYLKGNIRAKARVMSLKKMFEEIGIEPERLEMFNMSSSMGQAFAEAATEMTQRALKLGRSPVITGRKKKNE encoded by the coding sequence ATGACTTCAGGCGATTATGAGCCGGAAGTCATAGCTTTTTGTTGTTATTATTGCGCATTTGCAGCGGCTGATATGGCTGGGTCATTGCGACTTCAATATCCTGCAAATGTGAAGATTATCAGGATACCCTGCACAGGCAAACTTGACATTGTTTATATATTGTCTGCCTTTGAAAATGGAGCGGATGCTGTGTTCGTAGCAGGATGCCTTGAAGGCAACTGCCATTATTTAAAGGGCAACATTCGTGCAAAAGCGCGTGTGATGAGCTTGAAAAAGATGTTTGAAGAAATAGGAATTGAACCTGAACGGCTTGAAATGTTCAATATGTCCTCTTCAATGGGACAGGCATTTGCAGAAGCGGCAACGGAGATGACGCAAAGGGCACTTAAATTAGGAAGAAGTCCTGTTATTACGGGAAGGAAAAAGAAGAATGAGTGA